Proteins from a genomic interval of Paenibacillus lentus:
- a CDS encoding ArpU family phage packaging/lysis transcriptional regulator, translated as MGKRHINSFAVFHSLPVDEAATRAAVIQLLEEVRQYRQIGYIRQLANITHNYAPRYHGATHGVHKPTEQAAIRNIDKEAELQRKSELLDQAMNGLSSTQREVIERSYLDDEREYDFISCGEMGISDRTYRRIKASALKLLAIAMKLEAFVEPEDCRTTGAMHGVG; from the coding sequence ATGGGAAAAAGACATATCAATTCATTTGCCGTTTTTCATAGTTTACCGGTGGATGAAGCGGCAACCCGAGCGGCGGTTATTCAGCTTCTCGAAGAAGTGAGGCAATATCGGCAAATCGGCTATATCCGCCAACTGGCGAATATAACGCATAACTATGCTCCAAGATACCATGGGGCAACCCATGGTGTTCATAAGCCGACCGAGCAGGCTGCGATTCGCAATATTGACAAAGAAGCAGAACTGCAGAGGAAATCGGAGTTGCTGGATCAGGCCATGAACGGACTGTCCAGTACGCAGCGGGAAGTCATTGAACGCAGTTATTTAGATGATGAACGCGAGTATGATTTCATCAGCTGTGGAGAAATGGGGATTAGCGACCGAACGTATCGGCGGATCAAGGCGAGCGCTCTCAAGCTGCTGGCGATCGCGATGAAACTTGAAGCGTTTGTGGAACCCGAGGATTGTAGAACAACCGGAGCTATGCATGGGGTCGGCTAA
- a CDS encoding pentapeptide repeat-containing protein: MTIDSLEQQIAPLREAMLQAVDAYWPNRMDMHRGELIEAFRKLCIRIGQQQSSGQKAPIAYIHFSFLRTWLLQDRVIYSIEAYDDRWYVDRNECLELLELPWLYPLLQSFKQDLGHALFRQVPDTEIDAIVLREFTVLHQYIREWIRSLVPELIALPEFLAIERADVLRIRAGEFKDFSEQLWMEDCTDRQAAELKSWLEEKRSSDCMNSDLRGLDLSGGQYEGIDLRYSHCSGGDFSGSNFQGSICVGTDFSGSKLTGADFSQSLLYDANFSGCDLSSAKLAEAVGGARFFHEGMVLGFYGIDFSNANLQGANLLFADLAGAEFQGANLSGALILKQDALQWNLSEEQRRSITWMEEDESGVPVPVQVQLRE; this comes from the coding sequence GTGACGATCGATTCATTGGAACAGCAAATCGCTCCGCTGCGCGAAGCGATGCTTCAAGCTGTCGATGCCTATTGGCCAAACAGGATGGACATGCACCGGGGGGAGCTGATTGAAGCGTTCCGTAAGCTTTGCATCCGTATCGGTCAGCAGCAGTCCAGCGGGCAAAAAGCGCCTATTGCCTATATTCATTTTTCCTTTTTGCGAACATGGCTGCTGCAGGATAGGGTGATATACAGCATTGAAGCCTATGATGACCGATGGTACGTCGACCGCAATGAATGCCTGGAGCTGCTGGAGCTGCCTTGGCTGTACCCGCTGCTGCAGAGCTTCAAGCAGGATTTGGGGCATGCATTGTTCAGGCAGGTTCCGGATACGGAAATCGATGCTATTGTGCTGCGGGAATTCACTGTGCTTCATCAATATATCAGGGAATGGATACGATCCCTCGTTCCGGAGCTCATTGCGCTGCCTGAGTTTCTCGCTATTGAGCGAGCGGATGTGCTGCGGATTCGAGCCGGGGAGTTCAAGGATTTCAGCGAACAGCTATGGATGGAGGATTGTACGGATCGACAGGCAGCGGAGCTCAAGAGCTGGTTGGAAGAGAAGCGTTCTTCCGACTGCATGAACAGCGATCTTCGGGGCTTGGATTTAAGCGGCGGCCAGTATGAAGGGATCGATTTGCGCTACAGTCACTGCTCGGGCGGGGACTTCAGCGGTTCGAACTTTCAGGGAAGTATTTGCGTTGGTACCGATTTTAGCGGCAGCAAGCTCACTGGAGCGGACTTTAGTCAAAGCCTGCTGTATGACGCGAATTTCAGCGGCTGTGATCTTAGCAGCGCGAAGCTGGCGGAGGCTGTGGGGGGAGCGCGATTTTTTCATGAGGGAATGGTGCTCGGTTTTTATGGAATAGATTTTTCCAATGCGAACTTGCAGGGTGCGAACCTGTTATTCGCCGATTTGGCGGGGGCTGAATTTCAAGGGGCGAATCTCAGCGGAGCACTGATTTTAAAGCAGGATGCCCTCCAGTGGAACCTGAGTGAGGAGCAGCGCCGCAGCATTACTTGGATGGAGGAGGACGAGAGTGGAGTCCCGGTGCCAGTGCAGGTGCAGTTGCGGGAATAG
- a CDS encoding DUF4280 domain-containing protein codes for MMSEFQGESPEFSYVVRGAMLRCACGSHPNMLNLPTSHGMYIKGQPLMNIGDSKVGDNISTFGVCEARDKPCEPEVHMEWMQGKPDLLVEGKPALINCSYVNCVHHESGIIYIEDDGQK; via the coding sequence ATGATGTCAGAATTTCAAGGCGAGTCTCCAGAATTCAGTTATGTGGTGCGGGGGGCGATGCTGCGCTGCGCGTGCGGCAGCCATCCGAACATGCTAAATTTGCCGACGTCGCACGGGATGTATATCAAGGGTCAGCCGTTGATGAATATCGGAGACAGCAAAGTGGGCGACAATATTTCAACATTTGGCGTATGTGAGGCGCGAGATAAGCCGTGCGAGCCGGAGGTGCATATGGAGTGGATGCAGGGGAAGCCGGACTTGCTGGTGGAAGGAAAGCCCGCGTTAATTAACTGCTCCTATGTCAATTGCGTGCATCATGAGAGCGGCATTATTTATATCGAGGACGATGGACAGAAATAA